A window of the Aquimarina spinulae genome harbors these coding sequences:
- a CDS encoding LytR/AlgR family response regulator transcription factor codes for MIIKCIIIDDEPLAIEVIESFLKEFKNVEVIGTFQDPIEALTILEQGGVDAVFLDINLPRMNGLEFLKSLKEYPQAIITTAYKEYALESYELEVLDYLVKPISFNRFLKSINKLTARLITIKKHEPSMDLVQPAHIFLKVDKKLVKILLTDILFIESLKDYIRVSTLEDTFMSHKSLTSISEELPSENFIRIHKSYTIAIDKVKSIEGNLVEVGEKRIPIGRNYAAHAKQRILKNKSNLLK; via the coding sequence ATGATTATTAAATGTATCATAATTGATGATGAGCCCCTGGCGATTGAAGTTATTGAATCATTTTTAAAAGAATTTAAAAATGTTGAAGTTATTGGTACTTTTCAGGATCCAATTGAAGCATTAACTATATTAGAGCAGGGCGGTGTTGATGCTGTGTTTTTAGATATAAACCTGCCAAGAATGAATGGCTTAGAGTTTTTAAAAAGCTTGAAAGAATACCCTCAGGCAATAATAACTACAGCTTATAAAGAATATGCATTAGAAAGTTATGAATTAGAAGTTCTGGATTATTTAGTGAAACCTATTTCTTTTAATCGATTTCTAAAATCTATAAATAAATTAACTGCAAGACTTATTACAATAAAGAAACATGAACCTTCTATGGATTTGGTTCAACCGGCTCATATTTTCTTAAAAGTAGATAAGAAATTGGTGAAAATTTTGTTAACCGATATCCTATTTATAGAAAGTCTTAAAGATTATATCCGAGTAAGTACACTCGAAGATACGTTTATGTCTCATAAATCCTTAACAAGTATTAGTGAAGAACTTCCTTCAGAAAATTTTATAAGGATTCATAAATCGTATACCATAGCTATAGATAAAGTTAAATCTATAGAAGGAAACCTTGTCGAGGTGGGAGAAAAAAGAATTCCTATAGGGAGGAATTACGCGGCTCATGCCAAACAACGAATATTAAAAAACAAATCAAATTTATTAAAATAA
- a CDS encoding sodium:solute symporter family protein encodes MVLTTLDYIIIASFFLTTIIIGVVVSKRSGKNTAEYFLSGRNMPWWLLGFSMVATTFSTDTPNLVTDIVRQDGVAGNWVWWAFLLTGLLTVFVYAKLWRKSNVTTDLEFYTLRYSGKPAQFLRGFRSIYLGVVFNIIAMAAVNLAAIKIGQIMLGLSPIQTVLIGGVVTAVFSSLGGFRGVIYTDFVLFFVAIVGAVGASYYLINLPEVGGLSNLISHPNVSDKLSFFPDFSNTEALIGILIIPLAVQWWSSWYPGAEPGGGGYIAQRMLAAKNENHAIGATFFFNIMHYALRPWPWILVALASLVMYPDIASIQEAFPNVESSKLGHDLAYSAMLTKLPAGLLGLVLASLGAAFMSTLSTHLNWGSSYIVNDFYKQQIKKDASEKELVNVGRITTIVLMVTSAVFALYLTNAKQLFDIILMFGAGTGLVYILRWFWWRINAWSEISVMFSAMLIPLILTFTPLGDSLFGYTNDAGEIISGVFPSWFRFIAMVIITSIVWIVATYLTKPESKETLRSFYKNIQPGGPGWKKIVDEANAEGVKIVESNEKWSVPSGILAMLLGCVLVYSCLFSVGNLLYGEYIMAGIIGVLALVSGFLLARVWKSIGKNLMS; translated from the coding sequence ATGGTTTTAACTACATTGGACTACATAATCATAGCCTCATTTTTCTTAACCACAATAATTATTGGAGTAGTGGTATCTAAAAGATCTGGAAAAAATACAGCAGAGTATTTTTTATCTGGACGTAATATGCCGTGGTGGTTACTAGGTTTTTCGATGGTAGCAACTACATTTTCTACCGATACCCCCAATTTAGTTACTGATATTGTAAGGCAGGACGGTGTTGCTGGTAACTGGGTATGGTGGGCTTTTTTATTAACAGGCCTTCTAACCGTATTTGTGTATGCCAAGCTATGGCGTAAATCAAATGTTACGACAGACTTAGAGTTTTATACATTGAGATATAGTGGAAAACCCGCTCAGTTTTTAAGGGGGTTTAGGTCAATATATCTTGGGGTAGTATTTAATATAATTGCTATGGCTGCTGTAAACCTTGCTGCCATTAAAATAGGGCAGATTATGCTTGGACTTTCGCCAATACAGACTGTTTTAATAGGTGGTGTGGTAACAGCTGTTTTTAGTTCTTTAGGAGGTTTTAGAGGAGTAATTTATACAGATTTTGTACTTTTCTTTGTTGCAATAGTGGGTGCAGTAGGGGCCTCTTATTATTTGATTAATCTTCCTGAAGTGGGTGGGCTGAGCAATTTGATCTCTCACCCAAATGTATCTGATAAACTTTCATTTTTTCCGGATTTTTCTAATACAGAAGCATTAATTGGAATTTTAATTATACCATTAGCAGTACAATGGTGGAGTTCATGGTATCCTGGTGCAGAGCCAGGAGGTGGTGGGTATATTGCACAACGTATGCTTGCTGCAAAAAATGAAAACCACGCAATAGGTGCTACTTTCTTTTTTAATATTATGCATTATGCTCTACGACCTTGGCCATGGATTTTGGTAGCATTAGCATCTTTAGTGATGTATCCAGATATTGCTAGTATTCAAGAGGCTTTTCCTAATGTTGAATCTAGTAAATTAGGACATGATTTGGCTTATTCGGCAATGTTAACAAAACTCCCGGCAGGACTATTAGGACTTGTCTTAGCTTCTCTGGGTGCTGCATTTATGTCAACGTTATCTACACATCTTAATTGGGGATCATCTTATATCGTTAATGATTTTTATAAGCAACAAATTAAAAAGGATGCAAGCGAAAAAGAATTGGTAAATGTTGGACGAATTACTACGATAGTTCTTATGGTGACTAGTGCTGTATTTGCACTTTATCTTACTAATGCAAAGCAGCTTTTTGACATTATTTTAATGTTTGGAGCAGGAACAGGATTAGTATATATTTTGCGTTGGTTTTGGTGGAGAATCAATGCATGGAGTGAAATATCCGTAATGTTTTCTGCAATGCTTATCCCATTAATTTTGACTTTTACGCCTCTTGGTGATTCATTATTTGGATATACCAATGATGCCGGAGAAATAATATCAGGTGTATTTCCTTCCTGGTTTAGATTTATAGCTATGGTGATTATAACTTCAATAGTTTGGATTGTGGCAACTTATCTAACTAAACCAGAATCAAAAGAGACTTTACGCTCTTTTTATAAAAATATTCAACCTGGTGGGCCAGGCTGGAAAAAAATTGTTGATGAAGCTAATGCCGAAGGGGTAAAAATAGTAGAATCTAATGAGAAATGGTCTGTGCCTTCTGGAATTCTAGCAATGCTATTAGGTTGTGTATTGGTATATAGTTGTTTGTTTTCTGTAGGGAACTTGCTTTACGGAGAGTACATCATGGCGGGAATTATAGGGGTATTAGCCTTAGTTTCTGGTTTTTTATTGGCGAGAGTTTGGAAATCAATAGGAAAGAACCTAATGTCGTGA
- a CDS encoding acyltransferase family protein encodes MRITKRIQSVDFLRGLTIMLMILVNTPGDWSYVYTPLLHAEWNGLTLADFVFPFFLFIVGISISFVYKHKKADRAIYKKILIRSLKLIALGLFINVFLPYFPFIETESIRLPGVLQRIGIIFCVASILYLNCNRKQLVFIAVTILVGYWIWLAYIPLPDGTSPTLERGPNNWANYLDYVLLKGYIWKPDYDPEGILSTLPAIVTTITGIFVGEVLVSTAKRKLGLLTVMGGGFMIIGYLWSIFFPINKVLWSSSFVLVTSGYATMFLVLFHYFMDHKKHDFGSLVKYVGANAISIYFSSMILAKSFYLIKIDSQTSVHQFLFETFFVYPSIDKPLSSFFYALVVVGFYTLLAYFLYKKKIFIKV; translated from the coding sequence GTGAGGATAACTAAACGAATACAATCTGTTGATTTTTTAAGAGGACTTACTATTATGCTTATGATCCTGGTAAATACACCAGGAGATTGGTCTTATGTGTATACACCGTTGTTACATGCAGAATGGAATGGCCTTACCTTGGCAGATTTTGTGTTTCCTTTCTTTTTATTTATTGTAGGGATATCTATATCGTTTGTATACAAACATAAAAAAGCAGATAGGGCTATATATAAAAAAATCTTAATACGAAGTCTAAAATTAATTGCACTGGGACTATTTATCAATGTATTTTTGCCTTATTTCCCTTTTATAGAAACAGAATCTATACGTCTACCTGGAGTACTGCAGCGAATAGGAATTATATTTTGCGTAGCCTCGATATTGTATTTGAATTGTAATCGAAAACAGCTGGTTTTTATTGCAGTTACTATTCTTGTTGGGTATTGGATATGGTTGGCATACATTCCATTGCCTGATGGGACTTCTCCTACACTAGAAAGGGGACCAAATAACTGGGCTAATTATCTGGATTATGTATTGCTTAAAGGATATATTTGGAAACCAGATTATGATCCAGAAGGTATACTTAGTACATTACCGGCTATAGTGACAACAATTACCGGGATTTTTGTTGGTGAGGTTTTGGTAAGTACAGCAAAACGAAAACTTGGTTTATTGACGGTAATGGGAGGAGGTTTTATGATCATAGGGTATTTATGGAGTATCTTTTTTCCGATCAATAAAGTGTTGTGGAGCAGTAGTTTTGTATTGGTTACATCGGGCTATGCTACTATGTTTTTAGTACTGTTTCATTATTTTATGGATCATAAAAAACATGATTTTGGTAGTCTTGTGAAATATGTAGGAGCAAATGCAATTAGTATCTATTTTTCTTCTATGATACTTGCTAAATCTTTTTATTTGATTAAAATCGATTCTCAAACTTCGGTGCATCAATTTCTTTTTGAAACATTTTTTGTGTACCCGTCGATTGATAAGCCATTATCCTCTTTTTTTTATGCATTGGTTGTTGTTGGTTTTTATACACTTTTGGCATATTTTTTATACAAGAAAAAAATATTTATTAAAGTCTAG
- a CDS encoding response regulator gives MKRNIFTSIILISLLILFASAKETYGFSSVQEENVLKQNLDSIEYWIDHDYISKALSIIDETEKLALESDNKKHIARVYRLHSGLYISVQDLKGFETYLEKATILQKQVQDQYGEMYINNLWGLYHKIISKDNSKAIFFLKKAIDGAEKYKYEEQSIDMLVNLTSIYYRNADWKNCYEASQKAIELAKKYHKDTRLIYLYYRIGTACSKTNRYDEALIFFRKGEEIAKKEIDSAKTSNYANHTLYLAGIADIYDRKKEYKLANNYYKDYIQEQAKQNNIFLEKYAQNIKGYKELQLKQKDNERILAENRYQQTQLKLNEYLLISGIVIIVILVLLILLQYKNSRLKTENNILLQQKNEELLKAKNRVEEVYKQKTLFINNITHELRTPLHAINGIAHLLENKESNEDQRKEQLNILQFSGKYLLRFINDIIELNRSDDAYKISLKKHPFDPTQLADTIKESLNFFIIGENNNDFKFLLDDKLPKKLLGDPDHLSRIIISILSNTSRHINGGVIEFSVQHLFSGENTNTILFSIKSNALCFTKKKQEELNKAFVENESAIFTSLSDENNLTTLELVIANKLLLQCNSKLDVVSNEKEGTVFNFQIPFEYLEEKVGQAEFDDEKKKDVKILVVEDNKINQLITRKIITNFGYQCEIASDGYEALKMTEKNGYDLIFMDIMMEGIDGFETTKRIRKSDEKTPIIALTAISESENKENFVDAGITKVINKPFEPTTLLQQIQIAISKK, from the coding sequence ATGAAAAGAAATATATTCACCTCAATAATTCTTATTTCATTACTGATTTTATTTGCTAGTGCTAAAGAGACTTATGGTTTCTCTTCTGTACAGGAGGAGAATGTTTTAAAACAAAATTTAGATTCTATAGAATATTGGATAGATCATGATTATATAAGTAAGGCTCTTAGTATAATTGATGAAACCGAAAAATTAGCATTAGAGAGTGACAATAAAAAGCATATTGCTCGAGTCTATAGATTGCATAGTGGGTTGTATATATCTGTTCAGGATTTAAAAGGGTTCGAAACTTACCTCGAAAAAGCGACTATTTTACAAAAACAAGTACAAGATCAATATGGTGAAATGTACATAAATAACCTCTGGGGCTTATATCATAAAATAATATCAAAAGATAATAGTAAAGCGATTTTTTTCTTAAAAAAAGCGATAGATGGGGCAGAAAAATATAAGTATGAGGAGCAAAGTATTGATATGCTGGTAAACTTAACTTCTATTTATTATCGAAATGCGGATTGGAAAAATTGTTATGAGGCCTCTCAAAAAGCTATTGAACTTGCAAAAAAATATCATAAAGATACAAGGTTGATATATCTATATTATCGAATTGGCACGGCATGTTCAAAAACAAATAGATATGATGAAGCACTTATTTTTTTTAGAAAAGGAGAAGAGATTGCCAAAAAAGAAATAGACTCAGCAAAAACAAGTAATTACGCAAATCATACACTATACCTTGCAGGGATTGCAGATATATATGATCGAAAAAAGGAATATAAATTAGCTAATAATTATTATAAAGATTATATTCAAGAACAGGCAAAACAGAATAATATTTTTCTTGAAAAGTATGCCCAAAACATAAAAGGATACAAAGAACTTCAGCTAAAACAAAAGGATAATGAAAGGATTCTGGCAGAGAATAGATATCAGCAAACTCAATTAAAACTTAATGAATATCTTTTGATATCAGGAATTGTAATTATAGTTATTCTGGTTCTTTTGATTTTACTTCAATATAAAAATTCTAGACTAAAAACAGAAAATAACATACTCTTACAACAGAAAAACGAAGAATTATTAAAGGCAAAAAATAGGGTAGAGGAAGTATATAAACAGAAAACGTTGTTTATAAATAATATTACTCATGAATTAAGAACTCCTCTTCATGCAATAAATGGCATTGCACATTTATTAGAAAATAAGGAGTCGAACGAAGACCAACGAAAAGAGCAGTTAAATATATTACAGTTTTCAGGAAAATATCTATTAAGATTTATTAATGATATTATAGAATTGAACAGATCAGACGATGCTTATAAAATTTCTTTAAAAAAGCATCCTTTTGATCCTACTCAACTAGCTGATACAATTAAAGAATCTCTTAATTTTTTTATAATAGGAGAAAACAATAATGATTTTAAGTTTCTATTAGACGATAAATTACCTAAAAAACTTTTGGGCGACCCTGATCACTTATCAAGAATAATTATTAGTATCCTTTCAAATACTTCTAGGCACATAAATGGAGGTGTTATAGAGTTTTCTGTACAGCATCTTTTTTCAGGAGAAAATACAAACACTATCTTGTTTTCAATAAAGAGTAATGCGTTATGCTTCACTAAGAAAAAACAAGAAGAGTTAAATAAAGCCTTTGTAGAAAACGAATCTGCGATTTTTACTTCCTTATCAGACGAAAATAATTTGACGACTCTCGAACTGGTCATAGCCAACAAATTACTTCTTCAATGTAATAGTAAACTAGATGTTGTATCAAACGAAAAGGAAGGTACAGTTTTTAATTTTCAAATACCTTTCGAATACTTAGAAGAGAAAGTAGGGCAAGCAGAATTCGATGATGAAAAAAAGAAAGATGTAAAAATTTTGGTTGTCGAGGATAATAAAATTAACCAATTGATTACACGAAAAATCATAACTAATTTTGGTTATCAATGTGAAATTGCATCAGATGGTTATGAAGCATTGAAAATGACAGAGAAAAATGGATATGATCTTATTTTTATGGATATAATGATGGAGGGGATTGATGGATTTGAAACAACAAAACGAATACGTAAATCAGATGAGAAAACCCCAATTATTGCTTTAACCGCTATTTCTGAATCAGAAAACAAAGAAAATTTTGTAGATGCCGGTATTACTAAAGTAATAAATAAGCCTTTCGAACCCACGACATTATTACAACAGATCCAGATTGCCATCTCAAAAAAGTAA
- a CDS encoding glycoside hydrolase family 19 protein, with amino-acid sequence MTHKLTTPKNQKVLGRKSWIMIFTVLLFTIHLTFSNDDNTYPEISKTVDSFSLDKPLPVNPLYQVNDLINKDLWNTLFPYRFGAKDTGGGVWVLDPKDDFYTFESFIEAINRMSKIEVTFDRRCGTNAYRVTRTDKTTGVSKVIRTDVDFDAPRNADKEIVTKKVDYGSFLGEGSLETRKREITAFFANISHETTGGWSTAPGGQFSWGLHFREEPTDASYASPDTNYPPTPGKSYKGRGPIQLSYNYNYGPASEFIFGDKQILLDHPEKVIEDAALAFQTAIWFWMTPQYPKPSAHDVMVNKWTPNELDKTKNRIPGLGMTVNIINGGVECGQGTEKPQVLDRIGYYERFTGIYQIGTDMDGVHDLSDCGCKDMSKYGGDSADLTAEPCAQKPQVTFTNPRNNQMFEQSTFSPISVSLSIDEKNTKLVSVTTAIGNQTFDGVTFSWTPSSYASHVLSANAVFENGITATSEIKIIIWDGVNLDCQEVPEWNASRIYKDKNNYVKYNNNVYKNKWYADSSNVPGSDTVWEFVKECGVSNGSSPVITWESPGNGQVIEQNELAPITLKASATDTDGTVQSFVFKYNNANITPTASGDIYTASFTPTAFGEITITASATDDQNNTSEKAISFTVKEKTTGGNNKPPVVSITSPGDNASFEEGTSIPVTVNASDSDGTITKVEFFNNNSKIGESSASPFSYTLENVIVGNYSLTAKATDNKGAFSTSSAIAITVTSGGGNGNCADIQQYVAGTSYGLNDEVVNEGEKFSCDIPGWCSSTAAWAYAPGTGAHWQMAWTKIGACGKNNSEITSNKYSVFPTVTQDIVNFRIKTDNTSWVKINLYHLSGKLISTQSFNGIQTKTLKSFTHDLSNLKNGLYVFKIYINDDVYFEKILKN; translated from the coding sequence ATGACACACAAACTCACCACTCCAAAAAACCAAAAGGTTTTAGGTAGGAAATCATGGATTATGATTTTTACTGTATTACTTTTTACTATTCACCTAACCTTTTCTAACGATGATAATACATATCCCGAGATATCAAAAACAGTTGATTCTTTCTCTCTGGATAAACCTTTACCTGTAAATCCACTATATCAAGTTAATGATTTGATAAATAAAGATTTATGGAACACTTTGTTTCCGTATCGTTTTGGTGCCAAAGACACAGGAGGTGGTGTTTGGGTACTAGACCCAAAAGATGATTTTTATACTTTCGAATCTTTTATCGAGGCCATTAATAGAATGAGCAAAATCGAAGTAACCTTTGATAGAAGATGTGGTACGAACGCTTATAGAGTTACACGTACTGATAAGACTACAGGTGTATCAAAAGTGATTCGAACCGATGTAGATTTTGATGCACCAAGAAATGCTGATAAAGAAATTGTTACCAAAAAAGTAGATTATGGATCTTTTTTAGGAGAAGGAAGTCTCGAGACCAGAAAAAGAGAAATTACAGCTTTTTTTGCTAATATCTCTCACGAGACTACCGGGGGGTGGTCAACTGCTCCAGGTGGACAGTTTTCTTGGGGTTTACACTTTCGTGAAGAACCTACAGATGCTTCTTATGCTTCTCCAGATACAAATTATCCTCCAACTCCGGGGAAATCATATAAAGGAAGAGGCCCCATACAGTTATCATACAATTATAATTATGGCCCTGCCAGTGAATTCATTTTTGGAGATAAGCAAATACTTTTGGATCATCCGGAAAAAGTAATCGAAGATGCTGCTTTGGCTTTTCAGACTGCTATTTGGTTTTGGATGACGCCTCAATATCCCAAACCATCAGCTCATGATGTAATGGTGAACAAATGGACTCCTAATGAGTTAGACAAAACAAAAAATAGAATTCCGGGATTAGGGATGACTGTAAATATTATTAATGGAGGCGTAGAATGTGGACAAGGTACAGAAAAACCTCAGGTGTTAGATAGAATAGGATACTACGAAAGGTTTACGGGTATTTACCAAATAGGGACAGATATGGATGGAGTTCATGATCTTTCTGATTGTGGATGTAAAGATATGTCTAAGTATGGGGGAGACTCTGCTGATTTAACCGCAGAACCCTGTGCACAAAAACCTCAGGTAACATTTACCAATCCCAGAAATAATCAAATGTTTGAGCAATCTACATTTTCTCCAATTTCTGTAAGTTTATCTATAGACGAAAAAAATACAAAACTAGTAAGTGTTACTACCGCTATAGGGAATCAAACTTTTGATGGAGTAACATTTAGTTGGACACCATCTAGCTATGCAAGCCATGTTTTAAGCGCTAATGCGGTATTCGAAAATGGTATAACGGCAACATCAGAAATTAAGATTATTATTTGGGATGGAGTAAATCTTGACTGCCAGGAAGTGCCCGAATGGAATGCTTCAAGGATTTATAAGGACAAGAATAACTATGTGAAATATAACAATAATGTTTATAAAAATAAATGGTATGCCGATAGTAGTAATGTCCCGGGAAGCGATACTGTATGGGAATTTGTAAAAGAATGCGGTGTTTCTAATGGGAGTAGTCCTGTGATAACTTGGGAATCGCCAGGTAATGGACAAGTTATAGAACAAAATGAACTTGCACCGATTACTTTAAAAGCCAGTGCTACTGATACCGATGGAACTGTTCAATCTTTTGTCTTTAAGTATAATAATGCTAATATTACTCCTACTGCTTCAGGAGATATCTATACCGCTAGTTTTACGCCAACTGCATTTGGAGAAATTACTATTACAGCATCTGCCACAGATGATCAAAATAATACCTCAGAAAAAGCAATTTCTTTTACTGTCAAAGAAAAAACAACAGGAGGAAATAATAAACCTCCCGTTGTTAGTATAACTTCTCCGGGAGATAATGCCTCTTTTGAAGAAGGCACTTCGATTCCTGTCACGGTAAATGCATCTGATAGCGACGGCACCATCACGAAAGTAGAATTCTTTAATAATAATAGTAAAATAGGAGAAAGTAGCGCTAGCCCTTTTAGTTATACACTCGAAAACGTTATAGTAGGAAATTACTCGTTAACGGCAAAAGCAACAGACAATAAAGGGGCATTTTCAACCTCTTCAGCAATAGCAATTACAGTAACTAGTGGCGGAGGAAATGGGAATTGTGCAGATATACAACAGTATGTTGCAGGTACTTCTTATGGATTAAATGATGAGGTAGTAAATGAAGGAGAAAAATTTAGTTGTGATATTCCGGGATGGTGTTCATCTACTGCAGCATGGGCATATGCCCCCGGTACAGGAGCGCATTGGCAAATGGCCTGGACAAAAATTGGAGCTTGTGGTAAAAATAATTCTGAAATAACTTCAAATAAGTACTCTGTTTTTCCTACGGTAACCCAGGATATTGTAAATTTTAGAATAAAAACAGATAATACATCATGGGTTAAGATTAACCTATATCATCTTTCTGGAAAATTGATAAGCACACAATCATTTAATGGAATCCAGACAAAGACACTAAAATCATTTACACATGATCTGTCAAATCTCAAAAATGGTCTTTATGTATTTAAAATATATATAAATGACGATGTTTATTTTGAGAAAATCCTTAAAAATTAA
- a CDS encoding glycosyl hydrolase family 18 protein: MKNFYTFLFMFFCALLMHAQYNFPTCSAEWDASKVPYKQGQEVSYNNVNYKCKYYTNDAPGAGSWELIGPCGDGGLGPDYSGKQRIIGYLPTWVADYDIKNKFNPEVVTHLNISFLMFKQNNNDYNSSNFASISFDEFQSRKVDSVLNDLGVLQKAKAKGVKVSVALGGATDYAFLWLMTKYQNNDSKLDEIATLIANYVTQNDLDGVDLDMECWWADPAISGTSDQGGRVRGSKWGDADKGPHPAGIGLTKLSQKLRAKIPNKLITAAVFGTSWYGNNYDDGMADHMDWIGLMSYDFTGSWDKSPEGPHSSLYKVEQGTYQGQTADNPIYSAQDALEYWMGFAPPAWNHAGGFNVPKAKLAFGLPVYGYDFSEKKPDGGNGAKFVPYKDIIKDFANAATSYDPKDPKKLRGYIGENGKKNIL, translated from the coding sequence ATGAAAAATTTTTATACATTTTTATTTATGTTTTTTTGTGCGCTATTGATGCACGCACAATACAATTTTCCTACCTGCTCTGCAGAGTGGGATGCAAGTAAAGTCCCTTATAAACAAGGACAAGAAGTTTCTTATAATAATGTTAATTATAAGTGCAAATACTATACAAATGATGCTCCGGGAGCCGGCTCCTGGGAACTAATAGGACCATGTGGTGATGGAGGATTAGGTCCGGATTATTCTGGTAAACAACGAATTATAGGGTATCTGCCTACCTGGGTTGCTGATTATGATATCAAAAATAAATTTAATCCAGAGGTAGTAACACATCTTAATATTTCTTTTTTGATGTTTAAGCAAAATAATAACGATTATAATAGTTCAAATTTTGCTTCTATATCTTTTGATGAGTTTCAATCTAGAAAAGTAGATTCTGTTCTTAACGATTTGGGAGTTCTTCAAAAAGCTAAAGCCAAAGGAGTAAAAGTATCTGTTGCATTAGGAGGAGCTACCGATTATGCATTTCTATGGTTAATGACCAAATATCAAAACAATGATAGCAAACTAGATGAAATTGCAACATTGATTGCTAATTATGTTACTCAAAATGATTTAGATGGTGTTGATTTGGATATGGAATGTTGGTGGGCAGACCCGGCCATTAGTGGGACTTCAGACCAGGGAGGAAGAGTAAGAGGAAGCAAATGGGGAGATGCTGATAAAGGTCCTCACCCCGCGGGTATTGGGTTAACAAAATTAAGCCAGAAATTAAGAGCCAAAATACCTAATAAGTTAATTACAGCTGCTGTTTTTGGAACTTCATGGTATGGAAATAACTATGATGATGGTATGGCAGACCATATGGATTGGATTGGTCTTATGTCTTATGATTTTACAGGATCATGGGATAAATCTCCAGAAGGACCTCATTCTTCTCTTTATAAAGTAGAACAAGGGACTTATCAAGGACAAACAGCAGATAATCCAATTTATTCTGCCCAAGATGCATTAGAATATTGGATGGGATTTGCTCCACCAGCCTGGAATCATGCAGGAGGATTTAATGTACCAAAAGCTAAATTAGCTTTCGGGTTACCAGTATATGGTTATGATTTTTCTGAAAAAAAGCCTGATGGAGGGAATGGAGCTAAATTTGTTCCTTATAAGGATATCATAAAAGATTTTGCTAATGCAGCTACAAGTTATGACCCTAAGGATCCTAAAAAATTAAGAGGATACATAGGAGAAAATGGAAAAAAAAATATACTATAA